The window AGGGTGCAAACGAGGGCTGCTCGACTGAGTACCCCTTTGTGACGGACCTCAGGAGTGATGTCTCCGGGAGATATGGCCCAAAGCCACCTGTGCTCCCCAGCACGAGCAGTTGTGATTGGCAGAGAGGGTCTTTTTAGGTTTCCATAACTCGGCCAAAGGAACGCCACCCACCTCATTGCCCAGCGCTACCCTTAGCACCAGCCAGACCTCACTCCCTCGAGCCTATATGATCTGAATTTCTCTGGACAGTTTCCGTGGCGCGGTAGTATAGCGGTTCTTACATTCCCAAGTTAGAGCGAAGATTCAGGTTCGACTCCTGGCCCGCCACACAGCCTTTGATTTCTCAGGGGAAACGTTTCCAGCGTTTCCTTTTTTTATGAGCAATAGTTTTGGTTTTATTtgttcaccaccgccatacCCAAGGTATAGTTATTGAGCCATCCAAAGAATAGATAGCTTTtgccacatcaacaacacccacacaGTTCACTCATGTATCGGTCAGGGGTATATGACAGATCCGCTCTCCACGTTGGTCCATTGCAGGTCCAGAATCTTCCTCAACTTCTCGTGCGGCCCGACATCCCGTGATAATCGCCTTACATTTTGCAAATCCTTCGTCGCGAAAAAAACATTTACATCCTGGTCTTGGCTGTGTTGTCGCTAGTCGCGTTACATAGTCCGGTCTGTTGGTAGTTGGGCGGCCAAGGTCTTCTTAAAGCCGTTGTAGTTGAACAGGCATGTCTGCGGCAAACCAACAAACCACAGCCAAGGGTCACGATCCTTTTCATATATCGCTTCACCGTTGCTAGGGAAGGTAACAATGCTCTTGCTCGACATTGTTTCATtcgacatcaccaaaaccTTCACCGACATGCCGGATAACCGTCGAGGGAGCCATGACACGCCACGGGCAGGTTTTGCCAGAGTTGCGGTACAGGAGCCACTGCATCGTGAGTTGGTGATCGACTGATCATTTCGAAGGAGTAGGTCAGGAAAGTGGGTATAAGAATCGCGACTCGTCGGCCTCAACTCCTGCTCAtctttcaccatcatcctccctcatcaacaaaccTCAAAAGCCAAATCCAAAATCTCCTCTGCAAAGATGCAATTCTCGGTCACTCTCATTTCCTTGCTGGCTTCCCTGGCCATGGCCGCGCCTGGGAACAGTCCCGCCCCCGACTCCATCCACCTCGACCTGCCCGCTCTCAAGGATGGTCTGGGATACATGATCAGCCCGGAGTTGAAGCCCGAGACCAACCAAACCATTGTCAAGAGACGCGAGGGTTGTGTTGCGTGCCAATGGTGAGTGCTTCATCGACCCATCACACCAAAGGGAAACCCACTGACAACGAACCCAGGTGCGGTGGATGTGGTGTGAACCAGGGAATGTGCTGCATGCCTATCTGCTGCCAGAAGAGCTCTATTTCGAAGGAGAGCTGCTTGAGCAGCGGATGGCACTGGTCGACCAACTGCTAAAGTCACGGGACATTTCCACAAGGGGGGTGCGAGCTGGGGAAAGGTATGGTGGTTCATCCTTTCAAGGTGTTCTGCGATATCGGTGTTATTTCGGTGAAGCAGTTTGAGCTAGAGATAGGAAGAATACGTAGGAATAGATCCTGTGATCACTTCAGCCTCCAGCAACCCAGATCATCACCCTGAGAAGAGGATCCACCTCCACTTGGAGTGGAAACTGGGATTTGCTTGTGTACTTCTCTCCACAAGTAGCTGACATTCGCGGGGGAACGCGATTCGTGGACGAACCGGTGGATTTGAGGTGACGCAACCGAGATGTGTGACAGAATTACTCTAGCTGAAGCTATTTCAGGTTGGATGTGTTTGTATGGTTCAGGACAGCAAGATGAAGAAATCTGGAAAACCGGTATCGAGCCGCTTGAGACTTTGCATGCGACAACAGCAGCTATATGGCCCGTGCAGTGCTCTGCTATTCCATTATCAGTGATATGAACATATCGAGTATGAGGGCACTCTCCCTAGGTAACCCATGCTGCAAACGGAGCTGCCAAGATTGGCCTTGCCAAGCGCGGGGTGAGTTGCAGATCCAAGCATCTTCCCTGGGCGCACAAATATTGAGAAGGCCGAACATGTGCTCGTCTCTCAAGCAGTTGAGGCTTGGGGGGAGATGGTAACGATCAGAgcaacaaaacaccaaatATACCGATTCGGAGATAGAGAGTAAGGACATACGCTGGAGACGGATCTACGGATCTCAGAAGCTCAGAAGCTAGGAAGAAAggggatttttttttcaggGTCCCCGAGAGTGGCAAGCCCGGAGGACGAGATATGCTGGATGCAGTTGCGGATgcgggggtggttggcttcGGCATGCCGCGGCAAAACAACTGACAGCCTCCGCTCGAGCGATGGTGTAGCTCCCTGTGGCAGCTCGCGGCTTACTTGAAGAGAAGATCTCCTGTTGCATTTTCTTTATTTTTTCTCTCTCGAGTTGTCCCGTCCCTAATCAACAAACCCACCGTCAGCCATTGCCAGGTGCCATTGCTGCCATTGACGATGTCTGCTGTCAACCGTGGGTTGCGCCAGGCCACCAAGTCCCTGCACACACGCCTTCCCCAGCGCATCTCGCAGCGCTCCGCTCTGCCATTGTTGAGCAGCACATTTAAGACGGCCGCCCCCCTCACTCCCGCCGCCCTCCACGCCCGCAGAAGCAACTTCTCCACCATGGCCTCTCTTCAGTCTGCCGCGACCACGGCCCCTTCCCCCGCCGGGCACAAGGGCTACGATCCTGAGATCCAAGACATCGCCGACTATGTGCACAACAAGCCCATTGACTCTGAGCTTGCCGTGAGTTGAGCCTCCCGGAGCTAGCCCCGCTTTATCCCATCTTTGGCTGATGCTAACCTTTCCCCCCCTGAACAGTTTGACACAGCGAGATGGGTGTTCCTCGACACTCTCGGCTGCGGTCTAGAGGGTCTCCAGTTCAAGGAGTGCACCAAGCTCCTCGGCCCTATCGTCCCAGGGACCGTCGTGcccaacggcaccaaggTTCCCGGCACACCCTATCAGCTCGACCCCGTGAACGGTGCCTTCAACATTGGTGCTATGATCAGATGGCTCGACTACAACGACTGCTGGCTCGCTGCTGAGTGGGGACATCCCAGTGACAACCTGGGCGCTATCCTGGCCGTGGCTGACTGGATCACCCGTACCAACAAGGCCGGCGGTAACCTCGCTGGCGGCAAGATCTTCACCATCCGCGATGTTCTCGAGGCTATGATCAAGGCGCACGAGATTCAGGGCTGCCTTGCTCTGCTCAACTCGTTCAACAAGGTTGGTCTGGATCACGTAGTTCTCGTCAAGGTTGCCAGCACGGCTGTTGTCAGCAAGATGCTCGGCCTCAACGAGAAGCAGACTGCCGATGCCATCACCCAGGCGTGGGTTGACGGCCAGAGCTTGCGTACCTACCGccacacccccaacaccatgtCCCGCAAGTCGTGGGCTGCCGGTGATGCCTGCCAGCGCGCCGTCAACCTGGCCCTGAAGGTTCTCAAGGGCGAGAGCGGTGTTCCCACCGTTCTCTCCGCCCCCGTCTGGGGCTTCTATGATGTCCTCttcaagggcaagaagttCGAGTTCCAGCGCCCCTATGGCAGCTACGTCATGGAGAACGTCCTGTTCAAGGTGTCCTACCCTGCCGAGTTCCACTCTCAGACCGCTGTCGAGGCCTCTGAGAAGATCCACGCCCAGCTGAAGGCCATGGGAAAGTCTGCCGCCGATATCAAGGAGATCACCTGCAGGACACACGAGGCCTGCGTCCGCATCATCGACAAGCAGTTCAAGCCCATGGACAACTTCGCCGATCGTGACCACTGCATCCAGTACATGTGCTCCGTCATGCTCGTCTTCGGCCGTCTTACTGCCAACGACTACGTTGACGGCAGCGAGGCTGCCACCTCCCCTCTGGTCGAGTCTCTTCGCAAGAAGATCAAGTGCGTTGAGGACCCCCAGTTCACCGCCGACTACCATGACCCCGCTCTCCGCACCATCAGCAACGGCCTCACCGTTGAGCTCAACGACGGCACCGTCCTCCCCGAGGTTGTCATTGAGGCTCCTCTCGGCCACCGTCTCCGTCGTGAGGAGGCCAAGCCAGTGATCATGGCCAAGTACAAGCGCCACTTGGAGCCTCACTACAGCGCCGAGAAGGTGCAggagctccttgagctcggccagaaccccaagaagctcgaggctATGGAGGTTGACCAATATGTGGATTTGTATGTTAGCGAGAACAGCAAGTTTGTCAACTAGAGATTGACAGACAGGCTCAAAATAGACTTTACTAAATGCAAATACAAAAAAAATTAATTTTATACATATATACCCTCATGTTGACACTGTATCGCTGACTCGGGACGTTGTTTCGGCCCGCCCCACTGTCGGGAGGGGTTGCACAGTCCCTGGTTGAGTCCCTTGACGGTTCGGGTACCGGCACACAGTGCATCCCCGGCGCCCGGGCGCCACTGGACTTTTGGTGGGGCTCCGGACTCGTCACAGCACTGCGCCACCCTGTAACCTTTCTTGCAACCTTTGACCAACACCACAATACTTCTGTTGACTGCAACGTCAAGCACCAGACTTGAGACGACATTTCCTTTTACTGCAGAACGAACCCTAAAGATTCTCCAGTAAACTTCACCGAACTCAGTCATCATGGTCTCCGAAGACCGCCAAAGAGTCATTGAGACCAACCGGTCTCTGCGCAACATCAAGAATGTAGGCAACTCTctcctcaaccacatcaCAAACGCCCATCTAACCTGTGTTTTCTGACTATAGGAACTCGAATCCCTCCTCGAAAAAGGTGTAATCACCGACGAAGCCTACGACACCATCTCgggcctcctccccgccgagTCATCGTTCAACTCGCGGTCTACCCCCGCCCCTCGCaccaatccctcctcccttcccactCCAGCTGCTACCCCCTCCGCCGCTGTCCCTCCCACAGCAGCAATGGCAGCCCTCTCAGTAGgcggcaaccccaaccctcccccttcataCGCCCAGTCTACCGGCCCCCCTGCCCTCCCGGGTCGGAACCCTCCCCCTGCTAGTGCCCCGACCAAACCGATCATCGCCCACGCGAGAGCGCTTTACAAGTACAATGCTGCCGACGCGAGAGACTGTAGCTTCGACAAGGACGATAGGGTTGCTGTGTTTGAGTATATGAATGCGGattggtggatggggaggaatcAGCGGACGGGGCAGGAGGGGATTTTCCCACGGTCTTacgttgtggtggaggacgaAAAGGCTGCTCAACCTGCGGCCGTTCTTtatcctccccaacagccGGTCTATGGTCAGCCTGCTCCGGGGGCGTATGGAGGGGGTTATCCGGGTGCGCCACCGCCCGGGCAGCCGTATCAGCCGCATGATCaggggcagcaacagcagggagaagaaggggggagtaAGATGGGTGAGCATGGGAAGAAGTTTGGGAAGAAATTGGGCAATGCGGCGATTTTTGGAGCGGGTGCGACGATCGGGTCCAATATTGTGAACTCTATCTTTTAAGGGGTGGGattggagatggatgggtcTCAATGGACAAGAGACTGTGAAGGGGAAAGGATGTATCTTTCTTAACTTTCACTTATCACCTTTACACCTgaagcctttttttttttttttttttccttttttaATTTTGCGTCTTTGGGACTCTTCATCATGTTAAGCCACGTCATGTTCAGAGTAGGGTTTGGGAGTTTCGGGATTCATGTTGATTTCTTACGCTAGGTTGGGATAATCTATCTTTTATTTTGTGAGAGATGCAAGAGTGGTATTGGTTGAATGTTGCTAGACATGGAAAAAACAGATAAAACAGTATTCAAACGTTATGGTTCCTAAGCGGGATAGATCGTTGCCGGGAGAAATGTGAGAATATGTCTGTCAGGAAGTACTGATATGATGGTTTGCCAACTTGGTAGTGATTCGGTTTCTGGCTTTCAAATGTCATCGACATGTAACCTAAATCTGTTAATCAAAACATGAACAAGTAACAGCATCAGTGGTTTAGTGGtaaaatccatcgttgccatcgatgggccCCGTGTTCGATTCACGGCTGATGCACAACAGTTTATCTTTTGTTCTTTgcatttttttcttctccacTATGCCCAACAGAGAGTGTCTgattattttttttttttggacagATTGGGGGTTTGATGTGATTTTTGCTGGATTTCCACCCACGTAAAGTTCGATTTGTGAAGGTTGTGGGAGTGGACAGATGCCCGTCGTCGTGGTCAAGACCAATTCCAATTCTCCGTTTTACCCAGCCACAAAGATGGTGCGATCCGGAGAAGctatgttgttgttggtgcgTCGTATAGGCGAAAGCATGCTGAGGGATTCCCAAAAGCGGGGGGACCAGTCCAGGGGGAAGGGAATGCACGTTGTCGGTCTGGACCTTACCCATACCAGAATagccccaaccaaccattgGAATGCTACTGGGCGAACTCCGAAAAGGGTTGTTGCAAGCACCCTtgtcacatcaccaaccccaggcGGAAAACGTGTGTACACAGTCAGCCGTCTGCGGCAATGCCTTACTTTGGCTTGCCGACAGTTTGGTCTCTTTTATTTAAGAACGTGAGATGGTCTGAACTCGGTCCTCTTCCTGATCTCAGCTGACaggttggtttctttttgaCATACAACCCAAGTTTTGTTAatcttccctctccaaccatcTCATATGCACTGTTTCGGAGGGCTGTTGTTCTCTCTGACGCTCACACAACCGACATCCCACACTTTTCCGATGTGGATTGTGAAAATACTATTGTGACAAACGAgacaaccatcatcaccctgCTGCAGGGCGTGTGAATCTCGCAGCAATGTCTCGAGATCTCTCCCCGGCGCACTCCGGCTTGTCCTCCGGCGCCAAGAGTCCGGTCGCCGGTCCGTCATTGGCCGCACCGCCAATGCCGGCTCGGTCTCCGGGCTCTGTTGCCGACGACGCCGCGGTAGAGTCCGACGTCAaatcaaccctcaccaccgccggcagcATCAGCAAACGCCCCTTGATCGGCAAACGCCACGCCAGCACCCGGTCTGACGCCTCCGGTCTTCTACCATCAGAACCAGGATCACACCCCGACGCCCCAttatcaccaccctcccccggcTCCGACTCGGAAGAAGACACCTACCCCGAAGGCGGTCTCCGCGCCTggctcgtcgtcttcggcAGCTGGCTCGCCCTCTTTGCCTCCCTCGGCCTGATGAACGTCATGGCCACATTCGACACTTACCTCTCGGCGCGCCACCTCGTCGACCACGACAACGGCACCGTGGGCGGGATTATTTCTCTGTACACCATCCTCAGCTTCACTCTGGGGATATACGTCGGTCCGGTATTCGACAAACACGGCCCGCGGTGGCCGATTGTCGGGGGGAGTGTTTGTCTTTTCGCGGCGTTGATCGTGGTCAGCATATCGACCAACTACTGGCATTTGCTGGTGGCGTTTGCGGTGTTCAGCGGTCTGGGGAGCGCCTTGCTCTTCACGCCGTCGATCGCGGCGATAGGGCATTTCTTCAacgagaggagggggttagCCACCGGGGTGGCGACTACGGCGGGGAGCGTGAGCGCGGTGGTGTTTCCGTATGTTGTGCAGGAGTTGTTTGTCATGGTTGGGTGGCCGTGGACGATGAGAGCGTTGGCGTTGATTTGTCTTGGGGTTGCGGTGGGGGCGAACTTCTTGATCAGATCGAGGTTACCGCCGGCGAAGCATGCCAAGATCACTCCCAGTGTGAGGGTTTTCCAGACCAAAGGGTTTGGGTTGACGCTGGGGGCGGTTTTTCTGATGCAGTTTGCGGGGTTTGTGCCGCTGAGTTATCTTTCGGGGTATGTGCTTGCCAAGGGGTTCGGGCAGGAGTTTTCGTTTGATGTTGTGACGGTGCTGAATGCCAGTTCGGCGtttgggagggtggcgggtggttggttgggggatTGGGTTGGGGTCTATAATGCGAATGTGGTGTTTTCGGTGGTGGCTTCTATCGCATGTTTTGCGGTTTGGTTGCCTGTTGAGGAAGGAAAGGCCGGGATGATTGGGTTTGCGGTTTTGTTTGGGTTTACGTCTGGGAGTAATGTTAGTTTGATGCCGGTTACGGTAGGGAAACTGTGTGGGACGAGGGAGTATGGGAGGTATTATGGGACGGTGTATACTATTGTTAGTCTTGGGGTTTTGGTTGCTATTCCTATTGCTGGgaagttggtgttggggagtaAGGGCAGTTGGGATGGGTTGATTGTTTTGACGGGGGTGGCGTATCTTGcttcggcggtggtgtttgcggTTGCGAAGATGTCGATTGTAGGGTGGAGATCGAAGCCTTGGGTGATTTTTTGAggtggaaggaaggggggtggtgtatgaAGTTATGATCTTGCTTTCGGCTTTTTTTCATTTCgggggggggcgagggggggggaagcggTGTCACTGGCTGCAAGCTGTGTAACACGCTCAGAAGGGGAGCTAATCTACGATACCACAGCATGGCATGTATATAAAGTGCGCTCACACAGCGAGTCTACAGTTTTCTTGCATACTAGTCAGGTTGTTTGAACAGAGATACCATATTAACTCTTTCGCGCGAAGATACACATCAGAGACCTTCCTACTCAGCGAGTTATAGACTGGGAAATCCAAATCACTATCTTCTACTTCATGAACGTGAAATATTTTATACCCCAACCTTCATCGCTCAAGGCGAAGAATACGTTCCCCTcgtcccactcccccccatccccgaaGCCAAGCTGACACTCCTAGGCGTAACCGGCAACCCCATCtgccccctcctcttcatggTACTACTCCCCCCAAGCCTCAGCCCAGgactccccaacccaggactccccaacccaggactccccaacccaggactccccaacccaggactcccctgcccaccaccaacatccaacctcccaccaccaacatccaacctcccaccaccccctcgaaGCGCAACCATCAACTCCATACAACCCCTGACTCCCTTATTAACCCCCCTCAatccctccaccatccccggCCCAAAGCTCAAAATCTTCTTCCCTAGCGCCTCCCTGATTTGTATCCCCAGGTTCGTCCACTTGTTGAACAAGCTCTTGCACGTCGACCATATCGGACCATTTTCACTGTAATTGAGtggcgatgaagaagacaGCATTGAGCGCAGAATGTCCGTTTGCTGGAGGACAGAGCTCGTTTTGGAGATGAGGTCTTCGAATAGGGGTACCATGGTGGATGATCGCAGTGAGTAGGTGGTTGTGGCGTTATTGATGACGGATGAGAagaggttgtcgagggaCGGGAGGAAGGTGTGGATTAGGGTTGTGAGGTtgcggagggaggtgagaaAGGCGGATAGCTGGAGGGTTATGGGGGTCGTGACGTTGaatgtggtgttggtggatgagggggttgggaggctggggaggggcGTTGATAGGGGTGGCGGGGAGGCGAAACGGCggtcgtcgctgtcgtcgtcgttggaggagacggcgg is drawn from Podospora pseudocomata strain CBS 415.72m chromosome 1 map unlocalized CBS415.72m_1, whole genome shotgun sequence and contains these coding sequences:
- the PDH1 gene encoding ATP-binding cassette transporter CGR1 (COG:S; EggNog:ENOG503NWTN), which produces MSAVNRGLRQATKSLHTRLPQRISQRSALPLLSSTFKTAAPLTPAALHARRSNFSTMASLQSAATTAPSPAGHKGYDPEIQDIADYVHNKPIDSELAFDTARWVFLDTLGCGLEGLQFKECTKLLGPIVPGTVVPNGTKVPGTPYQLDPVNGAFNIGAMIRWLDYNDCWLAAEWGHPSDNLGAILAVADWITRTNKAGGNLAGGKIFTIRDVLEAMIKAHEIQGCLALLNSFNKVGLDHVVLVKVASTAVVSKMLGLNEKQTADAITQAWVDGQSLRTYRHTPNTMSRKSWAAGDACQRAVNLALKVLKGESGVPTVLSAPVWGFYDVLFKGKKFEFQRPYGSYVMENVLFKVSYPAEFHSQTAVEASEKIHAQLKAMGKSAADIKEITCRTHEACVRIIDKQFKPMDNFADRDHCIQYMCSVMLVFGRLTANDYVDGSEAATSPLVESLRKKIKCVEDPQFTADYHDPALRTISNGLTVELNDGTVLPEVVIEAPLGHRLRREEAKPVIMAKYKRHLEPHYSAEKVQELLELGQNPKKLEAMEVDQYVDLYVSENSKFVN
- the PIN3 gene encoding protein that induces appearance of [PIN+] prion when overproduced (COG:U; EggNog:ENOG503P1V7) gives rise to the protein MVSEDRQRVIETNRSLRNIKNELESLLEKGVITDEAYDTISGLLPAESSFNSRSTPAPRTNPSSLPTPAATPSAAVPPTAAMAALSVGGNPNPPPSYAQSTGPPALPGRNPPPASAPTKPIIAHARALYKYNAADARDCSFDKDDRVAVFEYMNADWWMGRNQRTGQEGIFPRSYVVVEDEKAAQPAAVLYPPQQPVYGQPAPGAYGGGYPGAPPPGQPYQPHDQGQQQQGEEGGSKMGEHGKKFGKKLGNAAIFGAGATIGSNIVNSIF
- a CDS encoding uncharacterized protein (EggNog:ENOG503NWXD; COG:G) gives rise to the protein MSRDLSPAHSGLSSGAKSPVAGPSLAAPPMPARSPGSVADDAAVESDVKSTLTTAGSISKRPLIGKRHASTRSDASGLLPSEPGSHPDAPLSPPSPGSDSEEDTYPEGGLRAWLVVFGSWLALFASLGLMNVMATFDTYLSARHLVDHDNGTVGGIISLYTILSFTLGIYVGPVFDKHGPRWPIVGGSVCLFAALIVVSISTNYWHLLVAFAVFSGLGSALLFTPSIAAIGHFFNERRGLATGVATTAGSVSAVVFPYVVQELFVMVGWPWTMRALALICLGVAVGANFLIRSRLPPAKHAKITPSVRVFQTKGFGLTLGAVFLMQFAGFVPLSYLSGYVLAKGFGQEFSFDVVTVLNASSAFGRVAGGWLGDWVGVYNANVVFSVVASIACFAVWLPVEEGKAGMIGFAVLFGFTSGSNVSLMPVTVGKLCGTREYGRYYGTVYTIVSLGVLVAIPIAGKLVLGSKGSWDGLIVLTGVAYLASAVVFAVAKMSIVGWRSKPWVIF